The following proteins are encoded in a genomic region of Pseudorca crassidens isolate mPseCra1 chromosome 5, mPseCra1.hap1, whole genome shotgun sequence:
- the LOC137224315 gene encoding tigger transposable element-derived protein 1-like translates to MMSGSKCKSSGDVAGTAKKHQVITMETKVKIIERVERGKKMVDVACYYNMNDSTIHMILKNKDKIMEHVKSAVPIMATTISKKRGKVMEETEKLLSVWMQDQHQRPVPLILMLIQEKAKSLYEDLKKKHSKESEGTSFNASHGWFYWFKARANIHNVKVSGEAGSADTAAAQEFPEIL, encoded by the coding sequence atgatgtctggaagcaagtgtaaaagcagcggtgatgtagctggtactgctaagaaacATCAAGTGAtaacgatggaaacaaaagtgaaaataattgagagagtggagcgagGCAAAAAGATGGTAGACGTCGCTTGTTATTACAACATGAATGATTCAACCATTCACATgattctaaagaacaaggacaagatcatggaacatgtgaagtcAGCTGTGCCGATAATGGCCACAACAATATCAAAGAAGcgtggaaaagtgatggaggagacggagaaacttctcagtgtgtgGATGCAGGATCAGCATCAGCGTCCAGTCCCACTCAtcttaatgctgattcaagagaaagctaaaagtctttatgaagacttgaagaagaaacacagcaaagaatcagagggcacatcttttaatgccagccatggtTGGTTTTATTGGTTCAAGGCTAGAGCTAACATTCACAATGTAAAAGTAAGTGGTGAGGCAGGGAGTGCAGATACGGCAGCTGCCCAGGAATTTCCTGAAATACTTTGA